One part of the Clarias gariepinus isolate MV-2021 ecotype Netherlands chromosome 24, CGAR_prim_01v2, whole genome shotgun sequence genome encodes these proteins:
- the LOC128512066 gene encoding E3 ubiquitin-protein ligase RNF14-like has protein sequence MSEDQEAQTDELLALASIYDEEFRRAEFSREGEIHLCLELPRDFKLLVKGDKCVEYSVSFLPPLVLSFELPVDYPSSSAPMFMLSSKWLSRLQLTFLCKRLDDLWQENKGSVVLFTWIEFLKDEALDFLGLQSPLEIASISTKHSQLESCRTDGATNRAESAGVEKKKPVELDPRAVLESHMDLLCQLLDFDEAQTQKFFDSKVFCCGICFSEKPGSSCTLFKGCQHVYCKACIKEFFQIQIRDGQVQCLTCPEPKCASVAAPSQVKLLVGEDEFARYDRLLLQNTLDLMSDVMYCPRRSCGSAVVLEPDSTMGLCPGCRYAFCTLCKHAYHGLFHCLPSSQELHDLHGEYMAASKDRKRFMELRFGKQAMRRVVEETCSKKWLKKNSKSCPRCGCHIQKIEGCNKMTCSTCGQYFCWICRTPLSRTNPYSHYRNPKLPCYNKLFH, from the exons ATGTCTGAGGATCAGGAGGCACAGACTGATGAACTGCTGGCTCTAGCGAGTATTTATGATGAGGAGTTTCGCCGAGCCGAATTCAGCCGTGAAGGAGAAATCCACCTGTGTCTGGAGCTTCCCCGGGACTTCAAGCTGCTGGTCAAAG GGGATAAATGCGTGGAGTACAGCGTGTCCTTTCTGCCTCCTTTGGTCTTGAGTTTCGAGCTTCCTGTCGATTATCCTTCCTCATCAGCGCCAATGTTTATGCTGAGCTCCAAGTGGCTCTCTAGACTCCAG CTGACATTTTTGTGTAAGCGTCTGGATGACCTGTGGCAGGAGAATAAGGGCAGTGTGGTGCTCTTCACCTGGATCGAGTTCCTCAAAGACGAGGCTTTGGACTTCCTGGGCCTGCAGTCTCCTCTGGAGATCGCCAGCATCAGTACCAAACATTCTCAGCTAGAGAGCTGCAGAACCGATGGAGCCACCAACCGAGCTGAAAGCGCAGGCGTAGAGAAGAAGAAGCCGGTGGAGCTGGACCCCCGCGCGGTCCTGGAGTCGCACATGGACTTGCTGTGCCAGCTCCTGGACTTTGACGAAGCTCAGACGCAGAAGTTCTTTGACAGTAAGGTCTTCTGCTGCGGGATCTGCTTCTCTGAGAAGCCGGGCTCCAGCTGCACGCTCTTTAAAGGGTGTCAGCACGTTTACTGCAAAGCCTGCATCAAGGAGTTCTTCCAGATCCAGATCCGAGACGGCCAAGTTCAGTGCCTTACCTGCCCCGAGCCCAAGTGCGCCTCTGTAGCGGCCCCTTCCCAG GTGAAGCTGCTGGTCGGGGAGGACGAGTTTGCGCGCTACGATCGCTTGTTGCTTCAGAACACCCTGGACCTGATGTCCGACGTCATGTACTGTCCCCGCAGGTCCTGTGGCTCGGCCGTGGTGCTGGAGCCCGACTCCACCATGGGCCTGTGTCCGGGCTGCCGCTACGCCTTCTGTACGCTGTGCAAGCACGCCTACCACGGCCTCTTCCACTGCCTGCCTTCCTCCC AGGAGCTTCATGACCTGCATGGGGAGTACATGGCTGCCTCTAAGGATAGGAAAAGATTCATGGAGCTGCGTTTTGGGAAGCAGGCGATGCGGCGTGTTGTGGAGGAGACCTGCAGTAAGAAGTGGCTGAAAAAGAACTCTAAATCCTGCCCTCGCTGTGGATGTCACATTCAG AAGATAGAAGGCTGCAACAAAATGACCTGCTCCACCTGTGGTCAGTACTTCTGCTGGATCTGCAGGACTCCTCTGTCCCGAACCAACCCCTACAGCCACTACAGGAACCCCAAACTGCCCTGCTACAACAA ACTGTTCCACTGA